A window of the Zeugodacus cucurbitae isolate PBARC_wt_2022May chromosome 2, idZeuCucr1.2, whole genome shotgun sequence genome harbors these coding sequences:
- the LOC105208396 gene encoding mediator of RNA polymerase II transcription subunit 28 → MSSSNNDNSNLMDEFEEAFQACLLSLTKPEPNTGTNKDEIELEVQKTTNRFIDVARQMEAFFLQKRFLVSTLKPDMLIKDENQDLRNEIARKEQLLNKHYSRLEEWKACLSDIQANQGAHNRPIGGIGGSVAAIGDSSGAAMTGIAGPGSLNVSQASNRSGSGGMLGSVPTYGVPRRF, encoded by the coding sequence atGTCTTCTTCAAATAACGACAATAGCAATCTGATGGATGAGTTTGAGGAAGCTTTCCAAGCATGTCTTTTATCTTTGACTAAGCCAGAACCCAACACAGGGACCAATAAAGATGAAATCGAATTGGAAGTACAAAAAACTACAAATCGGTTTATTGATGTTGCACGGCAAATGGAGGCATTTTTCCTTCAAAAACGTTTCCTTGTTTCAACTTTAAAGCCAGATATGTTAATAAAGGATGAAAATCAGGATTTGCGTAATGAGATTGCCCGCAAAGAACAACTACTGAATAAACATTACAGTCGGTTAGAGGAATGGAAAGCTTGTTTATCTGATATACAAGCAAATCAAGGAGCACACAACAGACCCATAGGAGGAATAGGGGGTTCGGTTGCTGCCATTGGAGATTCATCGGGTGCAGCGATGACAGGAATTGCAGGTCCCGGCAGTTTGAATGTCTCACAAGCTTCAAATAGATCTGGTTCTGGAGGAATGCTAGGTAGCGTACCAACATATGGTGTGCCTAGACGATTTTAA
- the LOC105208397 gene encoding tensin-1, with protein MNQSCEYSRTMRSPYDDFSIVSDSGEEGIRNNYNYDNQNYSCTIPYHARENSLPFSYGQINKTSRSLRSIGSANVSSGLHHSQHDVNAVSSDAIDFGFGSSSTPLKADVNYCMNTDLHCGTNYNNASNSGLTATLRSTTSTTAKTSPSGSSTEAIGTIKTQPRLTSPILVRKTLNSRSPTRNGATNTNTIANTYHYKYGNDNDNTFGAPVCMSSGVHSNTLKSKFNSDSNGYSKELKNNIDNSSKTQIFRDNNSNKFGVGDVVDGSVNVRKIHPRDDFEELLRERREKVFREHYRSMGSTPTSNGINGNSFDTSANSQKFNYDFEFHLNVNEAPPPPRRAHTMDRTSLQQLQQYRTRDIPVAPELTAPIVKPSIVERNYHTISSSTTGSKTYETCAPTQQHSRICQQIPPHQPQHRHRHEIDTLYSTVEKRTLKPSQRQQSLSPTPTQAQQPIRPAEYSTYGNGNGNNRSSLGAAVVARSRNDLSTPIYATSTKQITTAARTYHNTSEQPELSVTDHPLATSLSLPIGAASTTTVNEFDAGKISPSLVARPETPAFPVTPRTPHGAYNGQNSPMGYSHSPVLQHTDLTKGKSMLDLHNYSSETIYRSSCRPRLDSNMSMVNSEPQEVAAHLVKFAKDSSKYWYKPNLSREDVVLLLLHAEPGTFIVRNSTTYKDNYGLVVRVYQPPPNSELTGQPDDLVRHFLIEPTKHGVRLKSCANEPVFTSLSALIYEHSINKLALPCLLRIPEHDLVPSLIEPTSAQKQLLTQGAACNVLWLYSCDTESLTGEEAIRKAIRQLYTHDRLPIPTEVHFKVTQQGITLTDNTRKKFFRKHYPGDSISFCAIDPDHRLWAIQLAEEDSGANNSTSTAALKKTIFAFVARSSPKSKDNQCHVFCDLDIHQPASAIVSFVNKTLPTEKERNFVL; from the coding sequence ATGAATCAGTCTTGTGAATATTCGCGAACTATGCGGTCGCCATATGATGATTTTTCAATCGTGTCGGATAGCGGCGAGGAAGGTATTAGGAATAACTACAACTATGATAATCAAAACTATAGTTGCACCATACCATATCACGCCCGTGAAAATTCGTTACCATTTAGTTACGGACAAATAAATAAGACGTCAAGATCACTGCGCAGTATTGGTTCCGCTAATGTAAGCAGCGGACTCCATCACTCTCAACATGATGTTAATGCTGTCTCCAGTGACGCCATTGATTTCGGGTTCGGTTCAAGTTCAACGCCGTTAAAGGCGGATGTAAATTACTGCATGAACACTGATCTTCATTGCGGTACCAATTACAACAACGCAAGCAACAGCGGATTAACAGCAACATTAAGATCGACAACATCAACCACTGCAAAAACGTCGCCATCGGGAAGTAGCACAGAGGCAATAGGTACAATCAAAACGCAACCACGGCTTACGAGTCCAATATTGGTACGTAAAACGTTGAATAGCCGATCGCCTACGCGCAATGGAgctaccaataccaatactatCGCCAACACATACCATTACAAATATGGAAACGACAATGACAATACTTTCGGCGCTCCGGTTTGCATGAGCAGCGGTGTACACAGCAACACTTTAAAAAGCAAATTCAACAGTGACAGTAATGGTTATAGTAAAGAATTGAAAAACAATATCGACAACAGTAgcaaaactcaaattttcagagacaataatagcaacaaatttGGGGTTGGCGATGTTGTCGACGGAAGCGTGAATGTGCGGAAAATACATCCACGCGATGATTTTGAAGAATTATTGCGTGAACGTCGAGAAAAGGTTTTTCGTGAACATTACCGATCGATGGGATCAACGCCAACTTCCAATGGAATCAATGGAAACAGCTTTGATACCTCGGCTAACTCTCAGAAATTTAACTACGATTTCGAATTTCACTTAAATGTTAATGAGGCACCGCCTCCACCACGTCGGGCCCATACCATGGACCGAACGTCgctacaacaactgcaacaatatCGCACTCGCGACATTCCAGTTGCACCCGAGTTGACTGCGCCAATTGTCAAACCGTCGATTGTGGAACGTAATTACCACACAATTAGCTCCTCTACTACTGGTAGCAAAACATACGAAACATGCGCTCCTACTCAGCAACATTCACGAATATGTCAGCAAATTCCACCGCATCAACCACAACATCGACATCGACATGAAATTGACACGCTTTATAGTACGGTGGAGAAGCGTACATTAAAACCGTCGCAAAGACAACAGTCGCTATCACCTACTCCAACACAAGCACAACAACCGATTCGACCAGCAGAGTACTCCACAtatggaaatggaaatggaaataatCGGAGCTCATTGGGAGCTGCCGTTGTTGCTCGTAGTCGCAACGACTTGTCGACACCAATTTATGCCACTTCTACTAAGCAAATCACCACAGCTGCGAGAACATATCACAATACATCAGAACAACCAGAATTGTCGGTAACAGATCACCCATTGGCAACATCATTGTCGCTGCCAATAGGCGCTGCTTCGACTACAACTGTAAATGAGTTTGACGCTGGTAAGATTTCACCATCGCTTGTCGCACGCCCCGAAACGCCAGCGTTTCCAGTTACACCACGTACACCACATGGTGCTTACAATGGACAAAACAGTCCTATGGGCTATTCACATAGTCCGGTCTTGCAGCATACGGACCTAACAAAAGGAAAATCAATGCTCGACTTGCACAACTACTCGTCGGAGACCATTTACCGGTCAAGTTGCCGTCCACGTCTCGACTCCAACATGTCAATGGTAAATAGCGAACCACAAGAGGTTGCTGCACATCTGGTCAAATTTGCCAAAGATTCTTCAAAATACTGGTATAAGCCGAATTTGTCGCGCGAGGATGTCGTTTTATTATTACTACATGCTGAACCAGGTACTTTCATAGTTCGTAACTCCACCACTTACAAGGATAACTATGGTTTAGTTGTGCGGGTATACCAACCACCCCCAAACAGTGAACTCACAGGCCAACCCGACGATTTAGTGCGTCATTTCCTTATAGAACCAACAAAACACGGTGTACGCTTAAAGAGTTGCGCCAATGAACCAGTTTTCACATCGCTTTCAGCTCTTATCTATGAACATTCAATCAACAAATTAGCCTTGCCATGTTTGTTACGCATACCCGAACACGATTTGGTGCCATCATTAATTGAACCGACTAGTGCTCAAAAGCAATTGCTAACCCAGGGCGCCGCCTGTAATGTGCTGTGGCTGTACTCGTGCGACACTGAATCACTAACTGGCGAAGAGGCCATACGTAAAGCCATACGACAATTGTACACTCATGATCGGCTGCCTATACCAACAGAAGTACACTTTAAAGTCACGCAACAGGGAATTACACTTACCGACAATACCAGAAAAAAATTCTTCCGAAAACACTATCCAGGCGACAGCATCTCATTTTGCGCCATAGATCCAGATCACCGTCTCTGGGCAATCCAATTGGCGGAAGAAGATAGCGGTGCCAATAATAGTACCTCGACCGCAGCGCTAAAGAAGACAATATTTGCGTTTGTCGCGCGGAGTTCGCCCAAGTCGAAAGACAATCAATGTCATGTTTTTTGCGATTTAGACATTCATCAACCAGCCTCGGCCATCGTGTCATTCGTCAATAAAACATTACCAACAGAAAAAGAACGTAACTTTGTGCTCTGA
- the LOC105208390 gene encoding mucin-4, whose product MSNAMSDSEMSASGGALEDSDTNSSSSSSMSSSTSSSDVNDSLLDTLELAKITHEVIRLPRGLCENRKIFQEFFSVETWNNIPELIRASVERHLPDFTNILSPEETSLEIRRTLSMLFNEELMRFGHSPLCDLQQELEGGNFRPDVLRLRQNISKSRRREQRFQRCERVSQLAKELFLSRERLLRTAYKSSPNSILRTERNTKREQNTFHADTKLCSVRCRKRVRKELDHITDQLGIKTNDLSADEEDGSSVETITDDSYCNLKSEIPSVLKLPASGSDRLIFSTLFKRRKNLSDEDVIRSDQNTKQYKLSNRNFRSYIREHKRRKITEPTLPDFETSDIRLRDVCARAQLGGNFKQLFGASKLIGRKSKPKLVSYCDPPALVPITTNDTYAGTSGKKEIEIKLDNNSAETISKNLKEPQGEQFQQRLSEHSNGTMQHPFLPEDGAPFNILDGEVELQQEEVETYGSCEEGLPSFVISNEVVLPTIEPTEVPPHKLLQTPHKEDASSVDFQGKYPLAENIGASTSAEHNIPKLESIFSKMNKTPVKEKARSNLNCNATNILSSTGAVVTPIKRQNQPMTSPPKSNNPTILSESTELIQETHACFFSLIRDLFCATPHHRMQYNELRMRIDVWLRNPITALNDWYAQSDNWSALLTSAINFLAGDFSDQPDEYVPYLEFKSQQNIFQWIGAGRDSDTRLSKLCFYWLQRREISDRAPTAISQVITADAKESSNNIKINNTTHPSNEIDDTPVAFDGGVSPPPPPRCPTTWTVCAATPEEIVEFQRQERERFEQPHRAYTYRMHDYESVVGPVKGIYTQMYALTKARGHSMMIGNRPNFVTILTLVRDATARLPNGEGTRADIAELLKSSQYINLKEGENVLQTTVSGALDRMHTEHDPCVRYDPKRKIWIYLHRNRSEDDFERIHQQSQGVGKSKKVVHRKTKTKVAIGKPTSELNDSNSGLITCEDEPNGGAMSTASTNTKVSAAFSMPALVPANPIIVSSQSAITQQKIPLVITKPSVNRSLPVPPLKYNIPHQQQKSLLKTTVQSQSQRHQEHRQINNNGGIDTQVPQLQRMQQRMAILPKNTTVTDVVSEENQVNKQLTLSMSPIKSNLTTLTTGNVNSTPIIVATPSGLQTVHVSNATVVTSSTGASVSLASQQPSSLSATFSGKKVALNKPIIINQIKSQPTLSVTSQTRSTSQQVLKQQNIVYTQQQQKHTQGFIIPISMSNSISNVTDVEAPNIMTKETNLRSLPLSSISTDGSTTIYMDNTKLVSGVETLSPEQVQQNKSHGKNIIRIVPSISGGGVKSILQSASTGTVVTSRKPPVHVIGHRVVTGGGGIGTARVQTPQTKSLSNISLMSSSSGTQTFGVSSMVSAAGGSTLIKMSPHTFASLQHKQNQQIVVKKSSPLSPVSNPQHRVIDKSTLLKNSAVVPQSGSLNTQPIGKKVYMQQTSNLGIVHKTVVSGAASVGSQTSSTSSLAEKVHTINTTNLTSQQQRTLLQNIKQQQSIQLKSVHVVSSDSTTTCTQSQINQAVSRAQPLTVATSDVVVGHQANNKALAVMVSQAQGLPRILKAGSTNSQPLQQQQTMTIAASDNSVGTTASGTRILTTSTGQIISLESLLQKQSSNISVKTNLSGGVGAIVKNVHTSNISQQQQPQLVTSTGNTNTYTVVSQPRNVNAYRPATTQTTDGVNTGTKTTLVSGGTGRIFVSAGGQMTTPQITKVLGKAGVTTASLTNATAGGNIRVIKNTSNIGSVSNSFNVTSLQGKQVVFAAKPSTNIAKHVGSSAQVQQIPTGVVIGGQTLKLQRNVQQNKIVNSTSTNNGSNIGVTATHQGAQMQTVIMGNQILRVQQMQASGKTVGSNGPTVQQRIANLSVGNLVTGSAITGVSGVNNGNESGNNATTMNLPKTVVLGSSGQTIRLQQPQQSVPMTHQLQPSTQISTQSQTQLVSVKNSSQQGVKASNVGRVVLAVQGGGQIFLSPNFQGNTLNLKTLQNMKVVSLASHTGTAVNISNQSEDKSNAATQNCGSSNS is encoded by the exons ATGAGCAACGCAATGTCCGATTCAGAGATGAGTGCTTCTGGTGGTGCACTCGAAGATAGCGATACGAATTCTAGCAGCAGTTCTAGTATGAGCTCTTCAACTTCTAGTTCAGACGTGAATGATTCGCTGTTGGATACACTTGAACTAGCTAAAATCACACACGAAGTGATACGTTTGCCTCGAGGTTTATGTGAAAATAGGAAAATCTTCCAAGAGTTTTTTTCAGTAGAAACATGGAATAATATTCCTGAATTGATTCGAGCAAGTGTGGAGAGACATTTACCGGATTTCACCAATATACTTAGTCCTGAAGAGACATCTCTGGAGATACGGCGAACTTTATCAATGCTTTTCAATGAAGAATTAATGCGATTTGGTCACTCTCCTCTTTGTGACTTGCAACAAGAATTGGAAGGTGGAAATTTTAGGCCTGACGTTTTACGTCTACgccaaaacatttcaaaatctCGTCGACGTGAACAACGATTTCAAAGATGTGAACGGGTTAGTCAACTAGCAAAAGAATTGTTCTTGTCTAGAGAACGCTTGTTGCGAACTGCTTACAAATCATCCCCAAATAGTATACTTCGGACAGAACGTAATACAAAGCGCGAACAAAACACGTTCCATGCTGACACAAAATTATGTTCTGTACGTTGTCGAAAACGTGTTCGAAAAGAATTGGATCATATAACAGATCAATTGGGTATTAAAACAAATGACTTAAGTGCTGATGAAGAGGACGGTTCCTCCGTTGAAACTATTACAGATGACAGTTATTGCAATTTGAAGTCTGAAATACCATCTGTTTTGAAATTACCGGCTTCTGGTTCTGATCGCTTAATTTTCAGTACGTTATTTAAGCGAAGAAAAAATCTGTCTGATGAAGATGTGATACGCAGTGACCAGAATACGAAACAATATAAATtatcaaatagaaattttaGATCGTATATACGGGAACACAAGAGACGAAAAATTACAGAGccg ACTTTACCAGACTTTGAAACATCCGATATACGATTGCGAGATGTGTGTGCAAGGGCACAATTGGGTGGAAATTttaaacaactttttggcgCGAGCAAACTTATCGGAAGAAAATCGAAACCTAAACTTGTATCTTATTGTGATCCTCCAGCATTAGTACCAATTACGACTAATGATACATATGCTGGCACATCTGGAAAGAAAGAAATAGAGATCAAATTAGATAATAATTCGGCTGAGACAATTTCAAAAAACCTAAAAGAACCACAGGGAGAACAATTTCAACAGCGTTTATCGGAACATTCAAATGGCACTATGCAGCATCCATTTCTTCCTGAAGATGGTGCTCCATTTAATATACTGGATGGAGAAGTTGAACTTCAACAAGAAGAAGTTGAGACCTATGGTAGCTGCGAGGAGGGTTTACCAAGCTTCGTAATTTCAAACGAAGTGGTTTTACCCACAATTGAACCGACTGAAGTGCCTCCACATAAACTTTTGCAAACTCCCCATAAGGAAGACGCTAGTAGCGTTGACTTTCAGGGTAAATATCCGTTGGCAGAAAATATTGGAGCAAGTACTTCAGCTGAACACAATATACCCAAGTTAGAgtctatattttcaaaaatgaacaaaacACCTGTCAAAGAAAAAGCCCGatcaaatttaaattgcaatgcaacaaatattttgtcttCAACCGGAGCAGTTGTAACACCAATAAAAAGACAAAATCAACCAATGACTTCACCACCGAAAAGTAATAATCCAACGATTCTTAGTGAATCAACTGAACTAATACAGGAGACTCATGCATGCTTCTTTTCGCTTATACGTGATTTGTTTTGTGCTACACCTCATCACCGAATGCAATACAATGAACTACGTATGCGTATCGATGTTTGGCTACGGAATCCTATTACTGCTTTAAATGATTGGTATGCTCAGTCTGATAACTGGTCAGCACTATTAACATCTGCTATAAATTTTTTGGCTGGAGACTTTTCCGATCAACCAGACGAATATGTTCCATATTTGGAATTCAAatcccaacaaaatatttttcagtggaTAGGAGCGGGTCGAGATTCTGACACCCGCCTTTCTAAATTGTGCTTTTATTGGTTGCAACGTCGGGAAATTTCGGATAGAGCCCCGACAGCTATTAGCCAAGTAATCACAGCTGATGCTAAGGaatcttcaaataatattaaaataaataataccacTCACCCGTCTAACGAAATAGACGATACTCCAGTAGCATTTGATGGTGGTGTATCGCCACCCCCTCCACCACGCTGTCCTACAACATGGACGGTTTGTGCAGCTACGCCCGAGGAAATTGTTGAGTTCCAACGACAGGAACGTGAACGTTTTGAACAACCGCATCGCGCCTACACTTACCGTATGCATGATTATGAAAGTGTTGTCGGCCCAGTGAAAGGAATATACACACAAATGTATGCTTTAACCAAGGCCCGTGGACATAGTATGATGATTGGAAATCGTCCAAATTTTGTCACCATTTTAACATTAGTTCGTGATGCAACCGCTCGTTTACCGAATGGTGAAGGCACTCGAGCCGATATTGCCGAACTGCTTAAGAGCTCTCAATATATAAACTTGAAGGAAGGTGAAAATGTTCTGCAAACAACGGTCAGCGGAGCTTTGGATCGCATGCACACAGAACATGATCCATGTGTGCGTTATGATCCGAAGCGTAAAATTTGGATCTATCTGCACCGAAATCGAAGCGAAGATGATTTTGAAAGAATACATCAGCAAAGTCAGGGGGTAGGAAAATCCAAAAAAGTAGTACATCGTAAAACTAAAACAAAGGTCGCAATAGGCAAACCAACTTCAGAACTTAATGATTCAAATTCTGGTCTAATTACATGTGAGGATGAGCCTAATGGAGGAGCTATGAGCACAGCAAGCACAAACACAAAAGTTAGCGCCGCTTTTTCGATGCCTGCATTAGTACCAGCAAACCCAATCATTGTTAGTAGTCAAAGTGCCATAACGCAACAGAAAATTCCCCTTGTTATAACTAAACCATCGGTGAATCGTTCGCTCCCTGTCCCACCATTAAAGTACAACATACCGCATCAACAGCAGAAATCTTTACTTAAAACAACTGTACAATCCCAGTCGCAACGACATCAAGAGCATCGACAGATCAATAACAATGGTGGTATTGATACGCAAGTCCCTCAACTCCAAAGAATGCAACAACGCATGGCAATTCTTCCAAAAAATACAACTGTAACTGATGTGGTTTCCGAAGAAAATCAAGTCAATAAACAGTTAACTTTATCTATGTCACCAATCAAGTCCAATTTAACAACATTAACAACGGGAAATGTCAACTCTACACCAATCATTGTTGCTACACCATCTGGTCTTCAAACAGTACACGTTTCCAATGCGACAGTTGTTACATCGTCAACAGGTGCATCCGTTTCACTAGCATCACAACAGCCTTCATCTCTTAGTGCCACTTTCAGTGGCAAAAAAGTGGCGTTAAATAAGCCTATTATTATCAATCAAATAAAGAGTCAGCCTACATTAAGCGTGACATCGCAAACTAGATCTACTTCACAGCAAGTgcttaaacaacaaaatatagttTATACGCAGCAACAACAGAAGCATACACAAGGTTTCATCATTCCGATCAGCATGTCAAATTCAATTTCGAATGTCACTGACGTTGAAGCTCCCAATATAATGACCAAAGAAACAAATTTGCGAAGCCTACCACTTTCATCAATTTCCACGGATGGTTCCACCACGATTTACATGGATAACACGAAGTTAGTTTCTGGTGTGGAAACTTTGTCACCAGAACAAGTACAACAAAACAAATCTCATGGAAAAAATATCATTCGAATTGTGCCAAGTATCAGTGGCGGTGGAGTAAAATCAATTTTGCAATCTGCATCAACTGGAACGGTTGTTACTTCCAGAAAACCTCCTGTTCATGTTATCGGTCATCGTGTTGTGACGGGAGGTGGTGGGATCGGAACAGCCCGGGTTCAAACCCCACAAACCAAATCCTTGAGTAATATATCGCTTATGAGTAGTAGTAGTGGCACGCAAACTTTTGGCGTTTCATCGATGGTTTCTGCAGCTGGCGGCTCTACACTTATAAAAATGTCTCCACATACATTTGCAAGTTTGCAACACAAGCAAAATCAGCAGATTGTTGTGAAGAAGTCTTCACCCTTATCGCCGGTATCGAATCCGCAACATCGTGTCATTGACAAGTCTACacttttaa aaaatagtGCTGTTGTTCCTCAATCTGGTAGTCTAAATACACAACCAATAGGTAAAAAAGTTTATATGCAGCAAACATCAAATTTAGGAATTGTTCACAAAACCGTTGTTAGTGGAGCTGCATCTGTTGGTTCACAAACCTCTTCAACGTCATCGTTAGCGGAAAAAGTACAtactataaatacaacaaatctTACTTCTCAACAACAGAGAACTCTTCTTCAAaacataaagcaacaacaaagcatccAATTAAAGTCCGTTCATGTCGTTTCCAGTGATTCAACGACCACATGCACACAATCACAAATTAATCAAGCTGTTTCGCGTGCTCAACCCTTGACGGTAGCAACTAGCGACGTTGTAGTTGGACATCAAGCGAACAATAAGGCTCTAGCTGTGATGGTTTCGCAGGCCCAAGGCCTCCCACGTATATTAAAGGCTGGTTCGACGAATTCACAGCCTctgcagcaacagcaaactATGACAATAGCTGCTAGTGACAATTCCGTAGGTACAACAGCGAGTGGAACTCGTATTCTCACCACTTCCACTGGCCAAATAATATCACTGGAGAGTTTGTTACAAAAGCAAAGTAGCAATATTTCAGTGAAAACAAACCTAAGTGGCGGTGTTGGCGCAATAGTTAAAAATGTTCACACATCCAATAtttcacagcaacaacagcccCAACTTGTAACATCAACCgggaatacaaatacatataccgTTGTATCACAACCAAGAAATGTTAATGCATATCGTCCTGCGACAACGCAAACAACTGACGGCGTGAATACGGGAACAAAAACCACACTTGTAAGCGGAGGTACTGGACGAATCTTCGTATCGGCTGGCGGACAAATGACTACACCTCAGATAACCAAAGTACTCGGCAAAGCTGGAGTGACCACGGCTTCATTAACTAATGCAACGGCAGGGGGCAATATACGTGTAATCAAAAATACGTCTAACATTGGAAGTGTTTCAAATAGTTTTAATGTAACTAGCCTACAAGGTAAACAAGTGGTTTTCGCTGCAAAGCCTTCTACAAATATAGCTAAACATGTTGGAAGCTCAGCACAAGTACAACAGATTCCTACTGGTGTAGTAATTGGTGGACAAACGTTAAAATTACAGCGAAAT GTGCAACAAAATAAGATAGTTAATTCAACGTCCACAAATAATGGTAGTAACATTGGTGTTACTGCTACTCATCAAGGAGCTCAAATGCAAACTGTAATAATGGGAAATCAAATATTGCGAGTTCAACAGATGCAAGCATCAGGGAAAACTGTAGGTTCAAATGGACCGACAGTTCAACAACGTATAGCAAACCTATCGGTAGGAAATCTAGTTACCGGTTCTGCAATAACAGGGGTTTCGGGTGTAAATAACGGGAATGAGTCAGGCAACAATGCGACTACGATGAACTTACCAAAGACTGTAGTGCTCGGTTCTAGCGGGCAGACAATACGGTTGCAACAGCCGCAACAATCGGTTCCAATGACCCATCAATTGCAGCCCTCTACACAGATTTCAACACAGTCACAAACGCAGCTAGTCTCTGTTAAGAATTCATCTCAACAG GGCGTGAAAGCATCAAATGTTGGACGTGTGGTATTAGCTGTACAGGGCGGTGGACAAATATTCCTTTCGCCAAATTTTCAAGGCAATACGTTAAACCTGAAAACACTACAAAATATGAAAGTGGTTTCCTTAGCATCACATACAGGGACTGCTGTGAACATTTCAAATCAGAGCGAGGACAAGTCAAATGCCGCAACGCAGAACTGTGGTAGCAGTAACTCTTAA